In a genomic window of Quercus lobata isolate SW786 chromosome 4, ValleyOak3.0 Primary Assembly, whole genome shotgun sequence:
- the LOC115985673 gene encoding disease resistance-like protein DSC1 — translation METTDPAASTIPSTSVPSSSASGVTLEAIMAQLQHMDACLDTLTDDLCQVTTRVGHIARQQARLSGFAASPSLSPEALADEDGDDGELKSTYSFDYKDLVGINCRLEELENLLDMVLDVVRLIGIWGTGGMGKMTLAQVVYDRFHYEFQGSSFLANVREESGKHSIVHLQKQLLSDILIETNFDFPDFRWGSNVIKKRLCRKKVLVILDDVDKLDQLEALVGEQSWFGEGSRIIITTRDQHILISHKVPEAQMYKAKEMNNDEALELLVENLKLWESTLARCKDYPPRDILDVLQISFNGLEEREKNIFLDIACFYRGGDFGSWALTAPPDVDIDVLSKKSLIDVSKGYFQMHDLLQELGRDIVHCENLEEAGYRSRLWDHEDIFHVLKENTGTKSVKGILLGPLLEKEEYLNAKAIPKTINLDAKAFSEMINLGLLKINNVNFPKGLNYLSNKLRFILWNGYPLKSLPTSFEPYKLVELHMHYSLIKKLWEGIKSLNELKLIDLSYSKNLIETPDFSGVPNLKQLILQCCTRLSKIHESLGNLEQLTRLDLSGCTALKSLLRKINLKSLEVLILSGCSRLKKFPDVVENMSYLWKLYLDGTAIEELPISMQNLSGLIELNLSRSSIRVWHLLPKNLEVLILSGCSRLKKFPDVWENMSCLSKLYLDETAIEELPLSAQHLSGLIKLDLRKSAIRVCHLLPKNLEVLILSGCSRLKKFLEIVENMSHLSELYLDRTPIEELPLSVKHLSGLTKLDISRSAIKVWPLLPKSLEVLNLEGIIVGLLHSKFLEEKFQNGLAINVRGFH, via the exons ATGGAGACGACTGATCCTGCAGCATCTACTATTCCTTCCACCTCTGTTCCTTCTTCTTCGGCTAGTGGTGTGACCCTCGAGGCCATCATGGCGCAGCTTCAGCacatggatgcttgccttgacaCTCTTACTGATGATTTGTGTCAGGTGACCACCCGTGTCGGTCATATAGCACGACAACAAGCTCGGCTTAGTGGTTTTGCTGCCTCTCCATCTCTTTCTCCAGAGGCTTTGGCAGATGAGGAtggtgatgatg gtgAATTGAAATCTACATACTCATTTGATTACAAGGATCTTGTTGGAATAAACTGTCGTTTGGAGGAACTGGAGAATCTGCTAGACATGGTGTTGGATGTGGTTCGCTTAATCGGGATTTGGGGAACGGGTGGAATGGGTAAAATGACTTTAGCACAAGTTGTTTATGACAGATTTCATTATGAGTTTCAAGGCAGCAGCTTTCTTGCCAATGTTAGAGAAGAAAGTGGAAAACACAGTATTGTTCATTTACAAAAACAACTTCTTTCTGATATTTTGATTGAAACGAATTTTGattttccagattttcgatGGGGGAGTAATGTGATAAAGAAAAGATTATGTCGTAAAAAGGTTCTTGTCATTCTTGATGACGTGGATAAGCTTGATCAATTAGAAGCATTGGTAGGTGAGCAAAGTTGGTTTGGTGAAGGAAGTAGAATTATTATTACAACCAGAGATCAACATATTTTAATCAGCCATAAAGTGCCTGAAGCTCAAATGTACAAAGCTAAGGAAATGAACAATGATGAAGCTCTTGAGCTCTTAGTTGAAAA TCTAAAGTTATGGGAAAGTACCCTAGCTCGGTGTAAAGACTATCCTCCAAGAGATATTCTAGATGTGCTTCAAATAAGTTTTAATGGCCtagaggaaagagagaaaaacatatttttagatATAGCTTGTTTCTACAGAGGAGG agatttcggatcatgggcccttactGCACCT CCAGACGTCGATATAGatgttctttcaaaaaaatctcTTATAGACGTCTCAAAGGGATACTTTCAGATGCATGATTTACTACAAGAATTAGGTAGGGATATTGTTCATTGTGAAAACCTTGAAGAGGCTGGTTATCGTAGTAGGTTATGGGATCATGAGGATATCTTTCATGTACTAAAAGAAAATACA GGAACAAAATCTGTTAAAGGCATACTCCTTGGCCCACTTCTAGAAAAAGAGGAATATCTGAATGCTAAAGCAATTCCAAAGACGATCAATTTGGATGCTAAAGCATTTTCAGAGATGATCAACTTGGGATTACtcaaaatcaataatgtaaactTTCCTAAAGGCCTCAATTATCTTTCTAATAAGTTACGTTTCATTCTCTGGAATGGATATCCCTTAAAATCCTTGCCAACAAGTTTTGAGCCGTACAAACTTGTAGAACTCCATATGCATTATAGCCTCATCAAAAAACTATGGGAAGGAATTAAg agTTTAAACGAGTTAAAACTCATTGACTTGAGTTACTCTAAAAACTTGATTGAGACACCAGACTTCAGTGGAGTTCCAAATCTTAAGCAATTGATTCTTCAATGTTGTACAAGATTGTCTAAGATTCATGAATCTCTTGGAAATCTCGAACAGCTAACTAGATTGGATTTGAGTGGTTGCACTGCCCTTAAAAGCCTTCTACGCAAGATCAATTTGAAATCTCTTGAAGTTTTAATCCTTTCTGGTTGTTCAAGATTGAAGAAGTTTCCAGATGTTGTGGAAAATATGTCATATTTGTGGAAGCTTTATCTGGATGGGACTGCTATAGAAGAGCTACCAATATCAATGCAGAATCTATCTGGGCTAATTGAATTGAATCTTAGCAGAAGTTCTATAAGAGTATGGCACTTACTCCCAAAAAATCTTGAAGTTTTAATACTTTCTGGTTGTTCAAGATTGAAGAAGTTTCCAGATGTTTGGGAAAATATGTCATGTTTGTCGAAACTTTATTTGGATGAAACAGCTATAGAAGAGTTACCATTATCAGCACAACATCTATCCGGCCTTATTAAATTGGATCTTAGAAAAAGTGCCATAAGAGTATGCCACTTACTACCAAAAAATCTTGAAGTTTTAATTCTTTCTGGTTGTTCAAGATTGAAGAAGTTTCTTGAAATTGTGGAAAATATGTCACATTTGTCGGAGCTTTATTTGGATAGAACTCCTATAGAAGAGTTACCATTATCAGTGAAGCATCTATCTGGCCTGACTAAGTTGGATATCAGCAGAAGTGCTATAAAAGTATGGCCCTTACTCCCCAAAAGTCTTGAAGTTCTAAATCTCGAGGG aATTATCGTTGGCCTCCTTCACTCAAAATTCCTGGAAGAGAAATTCCAAAATGGTTTAGCCATCAATGTGAGGGGGTTTCACTGA